A region of Zootoca vivipara chromosome 15, rZooViv1.1, whole genome shotgun sequence DNA encodes the following proteins:
- the ZPR1 gene encoding zinc finger protein ZPR1 — MSAIGTLEPVRGGGEAAPAMFRPLSADDVEQLPDEIESLCMDCHSNGVTRLLLTRIPFFKEIIVSSFACNKCGSTNSEIQSAGRIQDQGVCYVLTVRSKQDMNREVVKTDCATARVPELDFEIPAFSQKGALTTIEGLIERAIEGLKQDQPFRRETHPDVAEKIEEFICKLKRLKDVDSTFTFILDDPSGNSFVENPHAPQRDEALVVTHYRRTAQQAALLGIEAEESKEDLADSVDDLKNEVLQFGTNCPECNAPASTNMKLVQIPHFKEVIIMAMNCDACGHRTNEVKSGGAIEPLGTKITLHVTDPSDMTRDILKSETCRVEIPELEFELGMGALGGKFTTLEGLLKDIQTLVAKNPFTLGDSSTSDRAEKLCAFGRKLQQVVDGQLRIHFVLDDPAGNSYLQNVYAPEEDPEMQVEHYERRFEQNEELGLNDMKTEGYEADGSSQR, encoded by the exons ATGTCGGCTATCGGGACCCTGGAGCCTGTCCGGGGCGGCGGGGAAGCGGCCCCGGCGATGTTCCGTCCGCTTAGCGCCGATGACGTGGAGCAGCTGCCGGACGAGATCGAGTCCCTCTGCATGGACTGTCACTCCAAC GGGGTGACTCGGTTGTTGCTGACTAGGATTCCCTTCTTCAAAGAGATCATTGTCAGTTCCTTCGCCTGCAATAAATGTGGCTCGACCAACTCAGAGATCCAGTCGGCAGGCCGGATCCAGGATCAAGGTGTATGCTATGTGCTGACTGTGCGTAGCAAGCAG GATATGAATAGGGAAGTGGTGAAGACTGACTGTGCCACAGCTAGAGTCCCCGAGCTAGACTTTGAAATCCCTGCTTTTTCTCAGAAGGGAG CTCTTACCACCATTGAAGGGTTAATTGAGAGAGCCATAGAAGGATTGAAGCAGGACCAGCCATTCCGCAGG GAAACCCACCCAGACGTTGCAGAGAAGATCGAGGAATTCATCTGTAAACTGAAGCGCTTGAAAGATGTGGATTCAACCTTCACTTTT ATCCTAGATGACCCCTCTGGCAACAGCTTTGTGGAAAACCCTCATGCCCCACAGAGGGACGAAGCCCTGGTGGTGACCCACTACAGGAGAACTGCTCAGCAGGCTGCTCTTCTTGGAATTGAG GCTGAGGAATCCAAGGAGGACTTGGCTGACTCTGTGGACGACCTAAAGAATGAA GTGCTGCAGTTTGGCACCAACTGTCCCGAATGTAATGCTCCAGCCAGTACAAACATGAAGCTGGTGC AGATTCCTCATTTCAAAGAAGTCATTATCATGGCTATGAACTGTGATGCTTGTGGCCACAGAACAAACGAG GTTAAATCTGGAGGAGCCATAGAGCCTTTGGGGACCAAGATAACCCTTCATGTGACTGACCCATCAGACATGACAAGGGACATCCTCAAG TCCGAAACCTGCAGAGTGGAGATTCCAGAGCTTGAATTTGAGCTAGGAATGGGAGCCCTGGGTGGGAAATTCACAACTCTGGAAGGATTGCTAAAGGATATCCAGACCCTG GTGGCAAAGAACCCATTCACTCTGGGGGACAGCTCAACATCAGACAGAGCAGAAAAACTCTGTGCCTTTGGCAGGAAGCTGCAACAG GTAGTTGATGGACAGTTGAGGATACATTTTGTCCTGGATGACCCTGCAGGGAACAGTTACCTCCAG AACGTTTACGCTCCTGAGGAAGACCCGGAGATGCAAGTGGAGCACTACGAGCGGCGGTTTGAGCAGAACGAAGAGCTGGGCCTCAACGACATGAAAACAGAGGGCTACGAAGCAGACGGCTCTTCCCAGCGGTAG
- the BUD13 gene encoding BUD13 homolog, which translates to MAAASASASGLSKAEYLRRRYLEAGGPAADSEAKKRRKKKKAAKELPPGRIRIVDDDDTSWKNIPIEQEKEDEEGDDGDLPVVAEFIDERPDEVKWMEEFRTSNKWKLLGDQKKESQESDRSVTAKSTKSSEATKQKRARHSPDQSPPRRRHDSLDQSPPRRVLRDSPDQSPPRRTRCDSPDQSPPRRGRRDSPDPSPKRHHSDTGKNNTRSSHGGRKEHYADKPSAHQRWQATSDLSPPQKKMRDSDAGPLLSQKRQLPTGGLGKQSNARDSEANKQSHSSAPSPRKRQRHDSESDSDSPPPRRSAKTSSDSDLSPPRASRSTHSQRPSSPSDLSPPRRTRCKSSDSDLSPPRRGQEGRRKAHRSKSPPDLSPPRRAKDTKGKDGVQKGPQMLSGGKAGLVSAELLRKEQHELRKQQSSSKHLEVESRHTETVFRDKSGRKRDLKQELLEQRKKAQEKSERDEQYAKWGKGLTQSRQQQQNVEDAAKEMQKPLARYIDDQDLDKMLREQEREGDPMADFLKKKKAKEKKDTKEKPRYNGPAPPLNRFNIWPGYRWDGVDRSNGFEQKRFARISSKKAVQELAYKWSVEDM; encoded by the exons ATGGCGGCGGCCTCGGCTTCAGCCTCGGGCCTGTCCAAGGCCGAATACCTGCGGCGGCGCTACCTGGAGGCCGGCGGGCCGGCGGCGGACTCGGAGGCCAAGAAGCGGCGCAAGAAGAAGAAGGCGGCGAAGGAGCTGCCTCCGGGAAG AATTCGCATAGTGGATGATGATGACACGAGCTGGAAAAATATCCCTATTGAGCAGGAAAAAGAGGATGAGGAGGGGGATGATGGAGACTTACCTGTG GTGGCTGAGTTTATTGATGAGCGGCCAGATGAGGTTAAATGGATGGAAGAATTCCGAACCAGTAACAAGTGGAAGCTGTTGGGAG ATCAGAAGAAAGAGTCACAAGAATCTGATCGTTCTGTGACTGCAAAGTCAACAAAGAG TTCAGAAgccacaaaacaaaaaagagcaagGCATTCGCCAGACCAGTCACCGCCGAGGAGACGTCATGACTCGCTGGACCAATCACCGCCCAGGAGGGTCCTCCGTGACTCGCCGGACCAGTCACCGCCCAGGAGGACCCGTTGTGACTCACCAGATCAGTCCCCACCCAGGAGGGGCCGCCGGGACTCACCTGATCCATCACCTAAAAGGCATCATTCTGACACAGGCAAAAATAATACCAGAAGCTCGCATGGAGGCCGAAAGGAACACTACGCTGACAAGCCCTCAGCCCATCAGAGGTGGCAAGCTACCTCTGACCTGTCCCCACCCCAGAAGAAGATGCGTGATTCTGATGCCGGCCCGTTGCTGTCTCAGAAACGGCAGTTGCCCACTGGGGGTCTAGGAAAGCAAAGCAACGCCAGAG ACTCTGAAGCCAATAAACAGTCCCATTCATCAGCACCTTCACCAAGGAAGCGCCAGAGACATGATTCTGAATCCGACTCCGATTCTCCCCCACCCAGGAGGAGTGCCAAAACCTCCTCAGATTCGGACCTTTCCCCACCACGGGCCTCTCGCAGTACACACTCACAGCGCCCGAGCTCTCCTTCCGACCTCTCTCCTCCCAGAAGAACACGGTGCAAGTCTTCAGACTCTGATTTGTCCCCTCCCCGAAGAGGTCAAGAAGGCAGGAGGAAGGCCCACAGGTCCAAGAGCCCCCCTGACCTCTCACCACCTCGACGGGCCAAGGACACCAAAGGGAAGGATGGCGTCCAAAAG GGCCCTCAGATGCTTTCGGGAGGCAAAGCTGGCTTAGTGTCAGCTGAGCtactgaggaaggagcagcatGAGCTCAGGAAacagcaaagcagcagcaaacatttGGAAG ttGAATCGCGACATACTGAAACGGTTTTCCGGGACAAGTCGGGCCGCAAGAGGGACCTgaagcaggagttgctggaacaGCGCAAGAAAGCACAGGAGAAATCTGAGAGAGATGAGCAGTATGCCAAATGGGGAAAGGG CCTCACACagagccggcagcagcagcagaatgtggAAGATGCAGCAAAAGAAATGCAGAAGCCACTGGCCCGGTACATTGACGACCAGGACTTGGACAAGATGCTGCGGGAGCAGGAGCGTGAAGGGGACCccatggctgatttccttaagaagaaAAAGGCCAAGGAGAAGAAAGATACAAAAG AAAAACCAAGATACAATGGACCAGCACCCCCACTTAATAGGTTCAACATCTGGCCTGGGTATCGCTGGGATGGAGTGGACAG GTCCAACGGCTTTGAGCAGAAGCGCTTTGCTAGGATCTCAAGTAAGAAGGCAGTTCAGGAGCTGGCATACAAGTGGAGTGTTGAGGACATGTGA